A single genomic interval of Dyella sp. GSA-30 harbors:
- a CDS encoding DUF4952 domain-containing protein, which translates to MYIGHPPSLELLGPRKACARLVDGRLDVAPAMRKRLTYGKYGLGQMMVLGDGGGWHYVKRNGETLPVVTFDNGADYFAEGLTRGIVKSGIAYFDPDFHQVAGPYADGSPFRNGRAAVCQGCSKSGDTSRDGRWGFIDRTGKVVLPIAMTRPQASEKPWPDETPQCGDFLGRYGMKPEHLEFVECHEGKDAQLRALVARYRTRGLYAAGVESQLMRDTGMEAQRYLCCGWQVVPAKGEAIGDGRLPIEVDSAVTMTSGETVVHSRNAWTEIPWFYVDVTVDLESP; encoded by the coding sequence ATGTATATCGGCCATCCGCCCTCGCTGGAACTGCTGGGGCCGCGCAAGGCGTGCGCACGTTTGGTCGATGGTCGGCTGGATGTCGCCCCGGCGATGCGCAAACGTCTGACGTACGGCAAATACGGCCTTGGCCAGATGATGGTGCTGGGCGATGGCGGCGGCTGGCACTACGTGAAGCGGAACGGCGAGACGCTTCCTGTCGTTACCTTTGACAACGGTGCGGACTATTTCGCCGAAGGTCTTACGCGCGGCATCGTCAAAAGCGGCATCGCTTATTTCGATCCCGATTTCCACCAGGTGGCCGGCCCTTATGCCGATGGCTCGCCTTTCAGGAATGGGCGGGCTGCGGTTTGTCAGGGCTGCAGCAAGTCCGGTGATACATCCCGGGACGGGCGTTGGGGCTTTATCGATCGCACGGGCAAGGTGGTGCTCCCTATCGCGATGACGCGGCCACAGGCATCGGAAAAGCCCTGGCCGGATGAAACGCCACAGTGCGGCGATTTCCTCGGGCGCTACGGCATGAAACCGGAGCATCTGGAGTTCGTCGAATGCCACGAAGGGAAGGATGCCCAACTCCGCGCTCTGGTTGCCCGTTATCGAACACGGGGCCTTTATGCCGCCGGTGTCGAATCGCAATTGATGCGCGACACCGGCATGGAGGCACAACGCTATCTATGTTGCGGGTGGCAGGTGGTTCCGGCCAAGGGTGAGGCCATTGGCGATGGCCGCCTGCCGATCGAGGTCGATTCAGCGGTCACGATGACCTCGGGTGAGACCGTGGTTCATTCACGTAACGCGTGGACCGAGATTCCCTGGTTCTACGTCGACGTTACAGTCGATCTGGAAAGTCCTTAG
- a CDS encoding aspartyl protease family protein: MLAGQAWADGCQLKEYGTLPVEMIGNRAITTVKINGADTHFILDTGAFFNTMSNANALSLGLKLELAPFGFRVNGVGGSASVQQAHVKQFGILGTTLENIDFIVGGSDAGHGLLGANLLDVADLEIDLAHGKMTLFKADHCDKASLAYWVKDGQYNVADIESSDHKGDRRTFFDVTINGKKVRALLDSGAVATVLGRDAAERVGIDLNAPDVRAGGKSSGIGAKVMKSWIVNIDTFSVGTETIQHSQMQVIDGKIGNNTDMLLGVDFLLAHHMFIGNGKKKAYFTYNGGRVFTFASASSDSDKPDAGAGVDESGDKPKTAEDYFLLGQAHLSRGETNAAQADLDEAIRLTPDNSAYYVARAKAHEAGKQFDAELADLDKALSLDPKNTDALMMRAGLRFARKDRAGAASDVTAAADLAPPGSPLERAVASFYIRLDQPFTALPLLGNWIRRHDDDAKLGDALAERCWARGLSNQVLDEALQDCKKAIRRDGENPFYLDALALVELRLGQYSESIKTYQKVVAQKPMSAWARYGLGLAKIHSGDKDAGHADLAAARTLDQHIDTRIAKWGLLSAE, translated from the coding sequence TTGCTTGCTGGCCAAGCCTGGGCTGATGGTTGTCAGCTGAAGGAGTACGGCACGTTACCTGTGGAAATGATCGGCAATCGCGCCATAACCACGGTAAAGATCAATGGCGCCGACACGCACTTCATCCTCGATACCGGCGCTTTCTTCAACACCATGTCGAATGCGAATGCGTTGTCGCTTGGGCTGAAGCTGGAATTGGCGCCGTTTGGCTTTCGCGTTAATGGTGTCGGCGGTAGTGCGAGTGTCCAGCAAGCCCACGTCAAGCAATTCGGCATTCTTGGCACCACGCTCGAAAATATTGATTTCATCGTTGGTGGTTCCGATGCCGGACATGGGTTGCTCGGCGCGAACCTGCTCGATGTGGCCGACCTGGAAATCGATCTGGCGCACGGCAAGATGACGCTGTTTAAGGCGGACCACTGTGACAAGGCATCACTTGCCTATTGGGTGAAGGACGGCCAATACAACGTCGCCGATATCGAATCGTCCGATCACAAGGGCGATCGGCGCACGTTCTTCGACGTGACGATCAATGGCAAAAAAGTGCGCGCGCTGCTCGATTCAGGAGCGGTCGCCACGGTGCTCGGTCGCGACGCCGCCGAGAGGGTTGGCATCGACCTCAATGCGCCAGATGTCAGGGCCGGAGGCAAGAGCTCCGGCATCGGTGCGAAGGTGATGAAGAGCTGGATCGTGAACATCGATACATTCTCGGTGGGCACGGAAACCATCCAGCATAGCCAGATGCAGGTTATCGACGGAAAAATTGGCAATAACACCGACATGTTGCTCGGCGTGGATTTTCTGCTCGCCCATCATATGTTCATCGGCAACGGCAAAAAGAAAGCTTATTTCACCTACAACGGCGGACGCGTATTTACCTTCGCTTCCGCGTCGAGCGATAGCGATAAACCCGATGCCGGCGCTGGCGTGGACGAAAGCGGAGACAAGCCCAAGACAGCGGAAGACTATTTCCTGTTGGGTCAGGCGCATCTGTCGCGTGGCGAAACCAACGCTGCGCAGGCCGATCTGGACGAAGCGATCCGTCTGACGCCCGATAACTCGGCTTACTATGTCGCCCGTGCCAAGGCCCATGAGGCCGGCAAGCAGTTCGATGCCGAGCTCGCCGATCTGGACAAGGCGTTAAGCCTGGACCCGAAGAACACCGATGCATTGATGATGCGGGCCGGCCTTCGCTTCGCCCGCAAGGATCGTGCCGGGGCCGCATCGGACGTAACGGCAGCTGCCGACCTGGCACCTCCGGGATCGCCGCTGGAACGCGCGGTTGCCAGCTTTTACATCCGGCTCGATCAGCCCTTCACGGCATTGCCGTTGCTCGGCAACTGGATACGCCGGCACGATGATGACGCCAAGCTTGGCGATGCACTTGCCGAACGTTGCTGGGCGCGTGGCTTGAGCAATCAGGTGCTCGATGAGGCCCTGCAGGACTGCAAGAAAGCCATCAGGCGCGATGGCGAGAACCCGTTCTATCTCGACGCTCTCGCCTTGGTCGAATTGCGACTAGGACAGTATTCCGAATCGATCAAGACTTACCAGAAAGTCGTCGCGCAAAAGCCGATGTCGGCATGGGCTCGCTACGGCCTCGGTCTGGCCAAGATCCATAGCGGCGACAAGGACGCGGGCCATGCCGACCTGGCTGCCGCACGTACTCTGGACCAGCACATCGACACGCGCATCGCGAAATGGGGTCTGCTTTCGGCGGAGTAA
- a CDS encoding TetR/AcrR family transcriptional regulator: MAKTISSGTATETTDPRVLRSRRMLMDALGRLLIQKQFEDISIQEIADEATLNRATFYLHYPDKNSLLQAMAAVRFRNLVERRGLSFTDCDGGLRAIVLGVCDYLSETSGCPGQLAKMPIEGSIIPVVEGIFREGSPDHPLAPGVDPGLLATTVAWAIFGAARLWFETPDRVPAEEMAEKIEVMVKPILLSASQ, translated from the coding sequence ATGGCCAAGACGATCTCATCCGGAACTGCGACAGAAACCACCGACCCCCGCGTCCTGCGCAGTCGCCGGATGCTGATGGATGCATTGGGTAGGCTGTTGATTCAAAAGCAGTTTGAGGACATCTCCATCCAGGAGATCGCGGATGAGGCCACGTTGAACCGGGCCACCTTCTATCTGCACTACCCCGACAAGAACAGCCTCCTGCAGGCCATGGCAGCAGTGCGCTTTCGCAATCTTGTCGAGCGCCGTGGCCTGTCCTTCACGGACTGCGACGGTGGGCTGCGGGCCATCGTTCTAGGTGTCTGCGACTATCTTTCCGAGACCTCGGGCTGCCCTGGTCAGCTGGCGAAGATGCCCATCGAGGGCTCCATCATCCCGGTCGTGGAAGGCATATTCCGCGAAGGCTCTCCTGACCACCCCTTGGCGCCCGGCGTTGATCCGGGGTTGCTGGCAACCACCGTCGCCTGGGCCATTTTCGGGGCTGCGCGTCTGTGGTTTGAGACACCCGATCGCGTGCCGGCAGAAGAGATGGCCGAAAAGATTGAGGTGATGGTGAAGCCGATACTTCTTAGTGCTTCGCAATAG
- a CDS encoding M56 family metallopeptidase — translation MLAWMIYVAVVTVMLSVAAWLAEQASRRRRAASRWIWTSAIVASLLLPGMIASVSIQVPNLFKPAALSAPLALRDETSLPLPAMIAELGTAVAASDTSTRVDILPLVWIGLSLAIAMALAINTGLLHRRKRQWQQSHLLGAPVWIAPDAGPAVVGLFRPRIVVPAWLVEGSSAHQQMAMAHEQSHIQARDPQMLAIALGLLLIMPWNLPLWWQLHRLRRAMEVDCDARVLRAGRDINAYCETLIEVGQSQSTHIGAVAAMSESRSFLEQRIKIMLVKPKKWAGVSALALICLSAGMVTFAAQVSPPNVSATAPVIVPDHKNASDGSAPAPVIVPDLKNAGEAVGDYQLAPYSIITVALTGTQLSIQLTGQHPLDVFPADSGYFAAKTINVRIGFERDDHGQISELVLLQNGRELHAPRISSAAASQIAQALSDRVRNQQPFLSSKKALELILADDDSGQGMSPELAQARARQKSQREQYLAQLGPVVNYHFAGVNSQGWDKYLVRHQQGTEDVAFVLDSNGVIVGAMRHP, via the coding sequence ATGCTCGCCTGGATGATCTACGTTGCCGTCGTCACCGTAATGCTGAGCGTAGCCGCATGGCTGGCCGAGCAAGCCTCGCGTCGACGCCGCGCTGCCAGTCGCTGGATCTGGACAAGCGCCATCGTGGCGTCCTTGCTGTTGCCGGGCATGATTGCGTCGGTATCCATCCAGGTCCCCAATCTGTTCAAGCCCGCAGCGTTGTCAGCGCCACTGGCATTGCGTGACGAGACGTCATTGCCTCTGCCCGCCATGATCGCCGAACTTGGCACGGCGGTAGCCGCAAGCGATACATCGACACGTGTCGATATCCTTCCTCTCGTATGGATCGGCCTGTCTCTTGCCATTGCCATGGCGCTGGCGATCAACACGGGCCTGCTGCATCGTCGCAAACGCCAGTGGCAGCAAAGTCATCTTCTTGGCGCTCCGGTCTGGATCGCACCCGATGCGGGCCCCGCCGTCGTCGGGCTCTTTCGGCCACGCATTGTCGTTCCCGCATGGCTGGTGGAAGGCAGCAGCGCGCATCAGCAGATGGCGATGGCACACGAGCAGTCGCACATCCAGGCACGTGATCCGCAGATGCTAGCCATCGCACTGGGCCTTCTTTTGATCATGCCGTGGAATCTGCCGCTCTGGTGGCAACTTCATCGTCTGCGTCGCGCGATGGAAGTAGATTGCGATGCGCGCGTGTTACGCGCCGGGCGCGATATCAACGCTTATTGTGAAACGCTGATTGAAGTGGGCCAGAGCCAATCCACTCATATCGGCGCTGTCGCCGCCATGTCCGAATCCCGATCGTTTCTCGAACAAAGGATCAAGATCATGCTTGTGAAACCCAAGAAATGGGCCGGCGTATCCGCCCTGGCCCTGATCTGCCTGTCGGCGGGCATGGTGACTTTCGCCGCGCAGGTCAGCCCGCCGAACGTTTCCGCGACTGCGCCGGTCATAGTGCCTGACCATAAAAATGCCAGCGACGGTTCGGCACCCGCACCGGTCATCGTCCCGGACCTTAAAAATGCCGGCGAAGCTGTGGGCGACTATCAACTCGCTCCCTATAGCATCATCACGGTCGCGCTCACTGGCACGCAGCTTTCGATACAACTGACAGGCCAGCACCCGCTGGATGTTTTCCCGGCCGACTCCGGCTATTTCGCGGCGAAGACCATCAATGTCCGGATCGGCTTTGAACGCGACGACCACGGTCAGATAAGCGAACTGGTTCTGCTGCAGAATGGTCGGGAGTTGCATGCGCCGCGCATCAGCAGCGCTGCTGCGAGCCAGATCGCACAGGCGCTTTCCGATCGTGTTCGCAATCAGCAGCCTTTTCTCAGCAGCAAGAAAGCGTTGGAGCTGATCCTGGCCGATGACGATAGCGGGCAAGGCATGTCGCCTGAACTTGCTCAAGCCAGGGCACGTCAGAAATCGCAACGCGAGCAATACCTGGCGCAGCTTGGCCCCGTGGTCAACTACCATTTTGCCGGCGTGAACAGCCAAGGCTGGGACAAATACCTGGTGCGACATCAGCAAGGCACGGAAGATGTCGCCTTTGTGCTCGACTCCAACGGCGTCATCGTGGGGGCCATGCGTCATCCTTGA
- a CDS encoding integrase family protein — protein sequence MAAKVHLTQRLCDELTFDRTVVSVSSTGRPKFQQTASDVHDWVLLDAGMPGLFLRFTRGTTTWYVQKKMGGRRTKRAMGHLHAEGSQGTLTLAQARNIARIWLSDMTQGIDPLAMKKERTAANQIARERERLTMRVAYDDYVSAATAKSKGTTTTDRGKVAKWMARSPLWSVPVVDLAPAHVAGSLGPLLALVKDPRSPKPGWGPKSISPGTLHKIYAYSAAAWTSAARHLKMGGTGRGESPFAMWKDSQDWPAAVERDTFLDTDTDTGKAWIKGLVALHEKSHDPALFAVRPDPRSQGMKPHTSVLVDMVLLVLLWGTRKTETAVLQWSDVDFKRGLVWLRPDTTKSGTLDTVPLTEWAAQILRERQALNALWRPDDASPYVFPSRKRGQPLGTARGILVALEEETGLTIRSHDLRRTMATELDTKDSIEKAAKLVLAGAALHHTPGRGGISSATQRYLVKKVEVLRPLFQEREDRLRALAGLPVRSGAAPLDGLKTEDLFEQATKDPDFKRKYLEWIATA from the coding sequence ATGGCAGCGAAAGTCCATCTCACCCAGCGCCTTTGCGATGAACTGACCTTCGATCGGACGGTGGTTTCTGTTTCCTCCACGGGTCGCCCCAAATTTCAGCAAACCGCGTCCGATGTCCATGACTGGGTGCTGCTCGATGCCGGGATGCCGGGGCTGTTCCTGCGGTTCACCCGAGGCACGACCACATGGTATGTGCAGAAGAAGATGGGCGGTCGGCGGACCAAGCGCGCGATGGGTCATCTGCATGCGGAAGGGAGCCAGGGCACCCTGACGTTGGCGCAAGCCCGAAACATCGCCCGCATCTGGCTCAGCGACATGACCCAGGGGATCGACCCCCTCGCCATGAAGAAAGAGCGAACCGCCGCCAACCAAATCGCCCGGGAGCGGGAGCGCTTGACGATGCGAGTGGCTTACGACGATTACGTTTCGGCGGCGACGGCCAAATCCAAGGGCACCACGACGACCGATCGCGGCAAGGTGGCCAAGTGGATGGCCCGTTCGCCCCTTTGGAGTGTCCCGGTCGTCGACCTTGCCCCGGCCCATGTTGCCGGCAGCCTCGGGCCACTGCTCGCGTTGGTCAAGGACCCGCGCAGCCCCAAGCCGGGTTGGGGACCGAAATCGATATCGCCGGGAACACTGCACAAGATCTATGCCTACAGCGCCGCTGCGTGGACCAGCGCAGCGCGCCATCTGAAAATGGGCGGCACGGGACGGGGCGAAAGTCCCTTTGCGATGTGGAAGGACTCACAGGATTGGCCTGCCGCGGTCGAGCGGGACACCTTCCTGGATACCGACACGGACACCGGTAAGGCGTGGATCAAAGGTTTGGTCGCCCTGCATGAGAAGTCCCACGATCCCGCCTTGTTCGCCGTGCGCCCCGATCCCCGAAGCCAGGGCATGAAACCGCATACCAGCGTGTTGGTGGACATGGTGCTGCTGGTCCTGCTCTGGGGCACGCGAAAAACGGAGACGGCAGTTCTTCAATGGTCGGATGTGGACTTCAAGCGGGGCCTGGTCTGGCTTCGCCCGGATACCACGAAAAGCGGAACGTTGGACACGGTGCCGTTGACGGAGTGGGCCGCGCAAATCCTTCGCGAACGGCAGGCACTCAATGCGCTTTGGCGCCCTGATGATGCGTCCCCGTATGTCTTTCCTTCGCGCAAGCGCGGTCAACCGTTGGGCACTGCGCGTGGCATTTTGGTCGCGCTCGAAGAAGAGACGGGGCTCACCATTCGCTCTCACGATCTGCGTCGCACCATGGCGACCGAACTGGATACCAAGGACAGCATCGAAAAAGCCGCAAAACTGGTGCTGGCGGGTGCGGCCCTCCACCACACTCCGGGGCGTGGGGGCATCAGCAGCGCCACCCAGCGCTACCTCGTCAAGAAGGTCGAAGTGCTGCGGCCGCTCTTCCAAGAGCGGGAAGACCGCTTGCGTGCGTTGGCCGGTCTACCCGTTCGGTCGGGCGCAGCCCCGCTCGACGGCCTGAAGACGGAAGATCTCTTCGAGCAAGCGACGAAAGACCCGGACTTCAAGCGGAAATATCTGGAGTGGATCGCCACCGCGTAG
- a CDS encoding type II toxin-antitoxin system HicB family antitoxin has protein sequence MSLHALENIMRYPIAIERGANDTAWGVVVPDLPGCFSAGDTFDEAMDNAAEAIAMFLEDVIDEGSPIPMPGSIDDYLDQYKGWMWAFVDVPAETLDTRKERVNITLPKRVLRRIDAYAGDGQRSSFLAHAAIMAMTTNKPGMTTAAKKKADISRGLRPSAKGPGKKTKLTAPKKRA, from the coding sequence ATGAGCCTGCATGCATTGGAGAACATCATGCGTTATCCCATCGCAATCGAACGGGGCGCTAACGACACGGCATGGGGCGTTGTTGTGCCCGATCTGCCGGGATGCTTCTCGGCTGGCGACACCTTTGACGAGGCCATGGACAACGCCGCAGAGGCGATCGCCATGTTCCTGGAAGACGTGATCGATGAAGGCAGTCCCATTCCGATGCCTGGATCGATCGACGACTATCTTGATCAGTACAAAGGATGGATGTGGGCATTTGTCGACGTACCAGCGGAAACCCTGGACACTCGAAAGGAAAGAGTAAATATCACGCTTCCGAAGCGGGTCCTGCGACGCATCGATGCTTATGCCGGAGACGGGCAACGCTCCAGTTTCTTGGCGCATGCCGCGATCATGGCTATGACTACAAATAAGCCGGGCATGACAACTGCAGCCAAGAAGAAAGCAGATATATCCAGGGGCTTACGCCCCTCTGCCAAGGGCCCGGGTAAGAAAACAAAACTGACAGCTCCAAAAAAGAGAGCCTGA
- a CDS encoding BlaI/MecI/CopY family transcriptional regulator → MKISLTDREADVMQVLWEHGPSVVAEVRERLSDKLAYTTVLTVLRTLETKGYVAHDEEGRGHRYFTTVKQQVARKSALLHLTNKLFKGSTELLFSHLVSDQKLTPAQLKRMRQMLAEKSDEDKS, encoded by the coding sequence ATGAAGATATCCCTGACCGACCGCGAAGCGGACGTCATGCAAGTGTTGTGGGAGCACGGTCCGTCCGTGGTGGCCGAAGTTCGTGAGCGGCTCAGCGACAAGCTGGCCTACACCACGGTGCTCACCGTGTTGCGCACGCTCGAAACCAAAGGCTACGTCGCGCACGACGAGGAAGGCCGCGGACATCGTTACTTCACGACAGTAAAGCAACAGGTGGCGCGCAAGAGCGCCCTGCTCCACCTCACCAACAAGCTGTTCAAGGGCTCGACGGAACTGCTGTTCTCGCACCTCGTATCGGACCAGAAGCTCACGCCAGCGCAGCTCAAGCGCATGCGCCAGATGCTCGCCGAGAAATCCGACGAGGACAAAAGCTGA
- a CDS encoding GNAT family N-acetyltransferase, whose amino-acid sequence MRELFIRSRTSAFPWRPTDAFRLGDFDEQTKDEYILVAERDSIAVGFLSLWQPDAFIHHLFVDPAWMRRGVGSVLLHALPGWSTTRYRLKCLSRNVSALAFYSHHGFIEIGSGVGEDGDYRLMEFDPQRHAA is encoded by the coding sequence TTGCGTGAGCTGTTCATTCGTTCGCGTACAAGTGCATTCCCATGGCGGCCGACAGATGCGTTTCGGCTTGGGGATTTCGATGAGCAGACAAAGGACGAATATATCCTTGTCGCGGAACGTGACAGCATCGCGGTAGGTTTCCTGTCACTGTGGCAGCCCGACGCATTCATCCATCATTTGTTCGTCGATCCGGCATGGATGCGTCGCGGTGTCGGTAGCGTATTGCTACACGCCTTGCCTGGCTGGTCGACGACGCGTTACCGGCTCAAATGCCTCAGCCGCAACGTGTCCGCGCTGGCGTTCTATTCCCATCACGGTTTCATTGAGATCGGATCCGGTGTCGGCGAAGACGGGGATTACCGCTTGATGGAATTTGATCCGCAACGCCATGCCGCGTGA
- a CDS encoding MAPEG family protein — protein MAFTPELRLLALVSCATALMWIPYLTARIFSQGMWPALDNPKTGHLSGPAWAQRAKLAHANAVENLVVFAPLVVVATLAGIQTPGTVLAAKVYLVARLVHYVVFTAGIPVLRTLAFLAGFAATMTFAVAIISRFA, from the coding sequence ATGGCGTTCACTCCGGAACTTCGGCTCCTGGCGCTCGTTTCGTGTGCAACGGCGTTGATGTGGATTCCCTACTTGACCGCAAGAATATTTTCACAAGGCATGTGGCCTGCGCTGGACAATCCAAAGACGGGTCACCTGTCGGGTCCCGCGTGGGCGCAGCGCGCCAAGCTCGCTCATGCCAATGCGGTCGAGAACCTGGTCGTGTTTGCGCCATTGGTTGTTGTTGCAACGCTTGCTGGTATCCAGACGCCAGGGACCGTCTTGGCAGCCAAGGTGTATCTCGTAGCTCGTCTCGTTCATTACGTCGTGTTTACCGCTGGCATCCCTGTTCTGCGAACACTTGCGTTTCTTGCAGGTTTCGCGGCGACGATGACTTTTGCCGTGGCGATCATTTCTCGCTTTGCGTAG
- a CDS encoding NAD(P)H-dependent oxidoreductase yields the protein MTTLLHIDSSPLYEQSVSRQLTATFVTHWKSSHPGGTVVERDLSATAIAPLSAEWVAAVFTPEDARSPQQNELLSLSDSLIAELENADEYVVGVPMHNFGAPSVLKLWIDQITRVGKTFSYADGTPKGLLVGKKATFIIATGGVYDAQTQMASFNFVEPYLRSLFGFLGVTDATFLTAGGTMALNHGQDRNAFLAPHLEVVQTHALAV from the coding sequence ATGACTACGCTTCTGCACATCGACTCCAGCCCGCTGTACGAGCAATCCGTCTCGCGCCAGCTCACCGCCACCTTCGTCACCCATTGGAAGTCCTCCCATCCGGGCGGAACCGTTGTCGAGCGCGACCTCAGCGCGACGGCCATTGCGCCTCTCAGCGCCGAATGGGTGGCAGCCGTGTTTACGCCGGAAGACGCTCGCTCCCCGCAACAGAACGAGCTGCTTTCTCTCTCCGATTCACTGATTGCGGAACTCGAGAATGCCGACGAATACGTCGTCGGCGTGCCCATGCACAACTTCGGCGCACCCTCGGTGCTGAAGCTCTGGATCGACCAGATCACCCGGGTCGGCAAAACCTTCTCTTATGCGGACGGCACACCGAAAGGCCTGCTCGTCGGCAAGAAAGCGACCTTCATCATCGCAACCGGCGGTGTCTACGACGCCCAGACGCAGATGGCGTCGTTCAATTTTGTCGAGCCCTATTTGCGCTCACTGTTCGGCTTCCTTGGCGTGACCGATGCAACCTTCCTCACGGCCGGCGGCACGATGGCACTGAACCATGGCCAGGATCGCAATGCCTTTCTCGCACCGCACCTCGAGGTCGTCCAGACTCATGCGCTAGCGGTTTAA
- a CDS encoding DUF3892 domain-containing protein — MADCQVTCITKLHPNSSHEHITHLGNPPTWKLTREQVIACIDEKTDTFYVLDPYTGKRADVGVVRPAGRPAFLRTYADGDWNDNLLSLNQCPI, encoded by the coding sequence ATGGCTGATTGCCAAGTAACTTGTATTACCAAACTCCACCCGAACAGCTCCCACGAACACATCACGCACCTTGGAAACCCACCCACATGGAAGTTGACGCGCGAACAGGTGATCGCCTGCATCGATGAAAAAACGGACACGTTTTATGTCCTTGATCCGTACACCGGCAAGCGGGCCGACGTAGGAGTTGTACGTCCTGCGGGTCGCCCCGCCTTCCTGCGGACCTATGCAGACGGAGACTGGAACGACAACCTGCTGTCCCTCAATCAGTGTCCGATCTGA